The following coding sequences are from one Bos indicus x Bos taurus breed Angus x Brahman F1 hybrid chromosome 5, Bos_hybrid_MaternalHap_v2.0, whole genome shotgun sequence window:
- the LOC113892970 gene encoding lysozyme C-2-like → MLNSKSSSPWSVWTFDFSVNMKALVILGFLFLSVAVQGKVFERCELARTLKKLGLDGYKGVSLANWLCLTKWESSYNTKATNYNPSSESTDYGIFQINSKWWCNDGKTPNAVDGCHVSCSELMENDIAKAVACAKHIVSEQGITAWVAWKSHCRDHDVSSYVEGCTL, encoded by the exons ATGTTAAATAGCAAGTCCAGCTCACCCTGGTCAGTCTGGACATTTGACTTCTCAGTCAACATGAAGGCTCTCGTTATTCTggggtttctcttcctttctgtcgCTGTCCAAGGCAAGGTCTTTGAGAGATGTGAGCTTGCCAGAACTCTGAAGAAACTTGGACTGGACGGCTATAAGGGAGTCAGCCTGGCAAACT ggtTGTGTTTGACCAAATGGGAAAGCAGTTATAACACAAAAGCTACAAACTACAAtcctagcagtgaaagcactgattATGGGATATTTCAGATCAACAGCAAATGGTGGTGTAATGATGGCAAAACCCCTAATGCAGTTGACGGCTGTCATGTATCCTGCAGCG AATTAATGGAAAATGACATCGCTAAAGCTGTAGCGTGTGCAAAGCATATTGTCAGTGAGCAAGGCATTACAGCCTG GGTGGCATGGAAAAGTCATTGTCGAGACCATGACGTCAGCAGTTACGTTGAGGGTTGCACCCTGTAA